Genomic window (Juglans microcarpa x Juglans regia isolate MS1-56 chromosome 2S, Jm3101_v1.0, whole genome shotgun sequence):
TCAAGTGTTTCATTGGCAGTCTTCCAAACGATATTGTTACTTTTAAGCCAACGATCATTACCCAGTTGGTTTtgatctttgatttttttcGAGTTTATTATCTTCtggttattttctctctctttccgcTGCTATTTACAAATATACTAGCATTTTTGGACCTATTTTGTTGGCCACTACATTGGTAAAtatcattcttaatttttttttttttttttcaggtgaAATAATTTCTAGGTGAGTTTGTTTTTCACTTTATGtaggtagttttttttttggataaggaTTTGTTGCTGCAAAGGTCACCATCACTAATGAAGAAATAAAGGTGGCAGAGGAGGAAGTTGaaggaggagaaacaagcaGCCGTGTCTCTGATGACACTATCCAATGGTTCTGTTCTTGCCTGAAAGGAGTAAAAAGAACATAAAGGGCATAAGATTAATGGTGCAAAATTAATGGTGGGCGAAGGACTGGTGGCGGCAAAACACGACAAAACTGGTGTCCTGCGGCAGTGCAAAGCAACAGAGATGGTGCGAATCGACAGTTTGAAATACTTAAGGGGGCTTTTGTTCTAGACAAAGCTtctcttctatttattttttgagagtTTACTACAATGTGATGAGGCTATTGTAATTTCTGTGAAATTGCTGACGTGGCTGAATATTAGTGGTGGCTGTTAAACCCATAGCTGCTTCAAAGCAGAACTGGTTAAAGAACTATCGGGTTCCAGTATAAAATTCGGAAAGAGAAACAAATAACAACCgctttcattatattatatgtactcTCTATTGTTCCAAACCACATGTCTTTCACTCCTTTCAATCCAAGTAAAGAAAAAACACGGTGGAAAACAACGAGGAACATAGAAAATCTTCCAAATTACAAAAGAGGATGTCAAAGGAAAATGGTTATCTGCATCATAAGAAGAACAAACCCTTCTCTAAAGACAGCCATTTCAATAGGGTGCGTAGTAGTATCCGCCTGGCATGGGCTGTCCCATGCCACCGACCTGTGGCATACCATAAGGCATCATTGGTTGAGGGCTTGGGCCATAGTAGCCAGAGCCACCAGCAATCTTGGCCAAACCCACTTGGCCTTGCATCCCATCCCTTCCATACTGCTGCCAGAGCTGCTGTTCCTGCACAAGCAAGTGTTGCTTCTTCTCCATATCAGCTATTTGTACATATGAAGGAGGCGGTACTGCAAGGGACGCAGCAAAGGGGTCCTGCTGCCCTACTGCCTGGACTGTCCCGTCCGGAGCAGGCAGTGCCAGCACTGGTGTAGCACTCTTGCCTGGCCCAGGCAAAGCCACACTACTTGCACTTCCACCACTCAATTGAGTAGTGCTCACATGCTGCCTCACTGCCCCCTGATCATACATTCCATTCAGTAGCAACGGATCAAACCCACCCCCCAATGTAGCCTTCTGTTTTGATAGATTACTAGCCGATTCTGCCAATGCCAACTCCCAATCTGCTTTACCGGTCTCCGCAGCAGGTGTTTGCCATGCCGAAGTCACCTCAGGCTCTCCATTTGAAGGGAAAGCTTCCCATGAGCTATTTGTATTCATTGCTGCTGGTCCAGAGAACAGAGCCAAAGCCAATTTGTTGCCTTGCTCATCAGCTGAAATAGCATCATCCCTCAAATTCACCAAGTCCTCAGTCACCTGCACCTGCTGAGGCTGTGGCTTAGGCTCGGGttgaggtggaggtggaggtggaggggTATAATTCTCTGGCGGAGGAAGAGCCTTTATCTCATTCATATCCAGCTCCACCTCTTCCTTCACTGGCGCCTTGTCCTCTCTAATTCTCTCAGGGCTCTTTGGCTTGTTTGTCATCTCCCTCAAGAACCCCTCGAGCGTCCCCAAAAGCTTATCGGTAATCCTTTGGACTTCAGGATACTCAGAGGACCTTGCAATACCCATATCCTTACACCAATTATAGAACCCCATAAGCTCATCAATCGTCTTTGCCGCGCTAACATAAGCATCAAAACCTTTAACACAATCTACGTACTCCATCTCTGTGAACCTATCCAACAATATCCCCAATGCCTCGCATATCTCCACATAAACCCCAAAACTCTCCCTCACAATCTGGTAAAGCGCTACCAGCACCAACCTACTACTCTTAGCCGCACCGGTCGGCCTACAAGCCAGTATCCGGTCAAGAATTCTCAACAACTGGTTCAACTTCCCTAAAACCCTCTCGGGCCGCATATCCTTCATCGGTGTCTCTCTTGTCTTCTCTCTCCCAACCGATTCACTAACATCCCCATAGGATCTCGACCTCTTACCCATTCCATTATCAATTTCATCCTTGTACCTATCCTCCCTCTGATCCAcacctttcattttcttctcataGACCACGCTCTCGACCTTCTCATCCAAATACACAGCGTAGAACCTCACGAAACCCGAGTGATCCCATGAATTCGAGTGCGCCTCGTCCCTAAAATCGGACATGTTCAAGACCCGCATACCCCTACGGGTCGCATAAACAATCTCCTCCTCAAACGAGGGATGCCCATCAACCAAGACTCTATGCACAAGCATCAAAGCCTTGAGGGCCACAATCCAATCGCGGGTCTTGCTAAGCCGCTTCGATATGGTGGCGACGCACGCACTCACATACCCTCTGGAGTACGCGGTCAGGTTTATGATTTCCCTAATGTGCCTCTCTTCGGCGGGATCTTCGTCGTGGGTGGTTGCTTTTACGACCAAGACTTCAAGATCCGGGGCTATGTTTCCGGCAACTTTGGCTATGCTAATACTAGTTTGGTCTTTCACAGCCCCGATAGCCTTGCGGATCGTACTGGGTGCCATTACTCCTGAACTATAAAAAACCACAACTGGGCGATCTGGATTCAAGATTCGGGATTACAAGAGAGTTAAGAGttggaaatggaaatggaaatgggTGTTTACCTTATTGGCTCAATTCGTTTGGAGATATGGAAGGGAGGGATCTGATGGAGGAAATGGGAGATCCGTTCAAAGCCGGTGAAGGAGGAGATGGATTCCTTTGGATCGAAGTAATACGGGGAGAGCACGGGACCGGACGTCGTCGGTGGAAAGCAAAAGTAAAGTCCCTTTGGGTTGGGGTCTGGGGAGGGGTTCTGTGTCTCTGTGGCGTCTGAGTTTACTACGTAAAAGTAAAAATGAGAGCGCGTATTGACGTAATTGTAACGCATTTGACTTTGACATGTGGGATCTGTGTTTTCATTCCATTTTCTGCGCTAATATTCTTTCCTCTTATATTATCATTACACGACGTCGAAttgatactctctctctctctctctctctaacgaGTCAGCTCGACGATACGACTCAGCCAACATGTTCTTCCTCCGAGTCCACTCGGTGGACACCGAACAGCCTCTCGCATTCGAGGTCGCCGAGTTCATCTCCACCACTACTGCGTCCGTCCCAAATCCTAACCCTAAGTTCACCGAACGCAGAGGCGTAGCACACCTTTTCCGGAGTACGTCTCATTCTTCGCTTCCAAATCCTAGCTCCCGATCCACGCTTCTCTTCATCGTCGCCGTCCCCAACTACCTTTCCTTTGATGATTTGATACGCTTCTGCGGCTCCCACATCGACCACGTCTCCGAGCTCCTCTTCATCAGGCACgacaccaccccccccccccccccggcgcgGGCGCGCTTCTAGTTGTTCACACTTTCCTTTTGTGACGAAGTTTATGAGTTTTTATTTACATTAAAGTCCTAATTGCATGTCTGATTATTGAGAAAATTCGTGAAATGGAAAAGAggattattataattattttctccatttttgaATTTCCTGTATTTTTATAGGAACGATGGGATGGAGGATCGGTACAGCGTTTTAATCAGGCTTGTGAATCAGTCAACGGCTGATGGATTCTATTGCAGTTTCAACGGGAAGAAATTTTCACCGGGCGAGGTAGAAGAGTTTTTGCTTGTATTATTGTGGTTTTGATTGCTGGCAGAGTAGATTGGACTCTTTGAATTTATGTTTTCCCCCCTTCGTTTCGTATACTTATGGTTGAATTTTTAGGCTGAGGTATGCCATCTTCTGTTTATGATGTCTGTGGAGTACACGGAATCAGCTGAGATAGCCGGGACTCCTCCTCCCGGGTGTACGGAATTACCTACTTGCCCAGTTTGTCTTGGTGAGtcacattttctctttcttttacgTTTTGGTATGAATTATACTTGCATATTATGCTGCATTTTTTGGGATTAATGTTTGCTTGGTTTCTTTGAATTTGGGTTTTGAATGTCAGAGAGATTGGACCCGGACACTAGTGGAATACTGAGTACAATTTGTGACCATTCATTTCAGTGTCCTTGCATTTCAAAATGGACTTATTTATCTTGCCAGGTGAACTGTTTCTAAATTCCACGAACATCTCCTCtagtatgtttatgttttggtcAGAGAATTTGGTTGAATAAAGAGATTGTTGGTGTTGCTACAAAAGATGGTTTCGAATGAGCGATGTAGTGCTAAATATCCATAGCATTAACTTGACTATGGGGATTCTCAGCGTTATGGATATCAAGAAGAAGATGTTTGCACAAAGGAAGGTCTTGTTATCATCCACCTGAAGAAGTGCTGTTGCTTGTAACCCCTAGGGgatggctcaagtggtaaaggccttgggcttgggggtatgctcccccaggtctaaggttcaaatccccttaggtgcaaacaatctatAGGAGCTATCGGACTGAGGGATTTTTCCCTTAAATTActcgaggtgcacttgcgggaaattCATTGCCGAGAGCATGTGCACCCctaggattagtcgggatgttgttcctggacacccagtgccaataaaaaaaaaagtgttgttGCTTGTAACACACTTTTGGTGTAGATTCGTTTTCACTTGGTCTTTTTCTGAAGCTCCAATatcattatagtatttttaGGATCATGAAGAGCGCAATTCTTCATCCCTATAGTTTGTCTAACAAGAACCCAACTTTTCACGGTCAAAATAAGCTCAAAATATCATATTCACTGTTGCTCGAGTTAcctaaaaaagagagaatattttaTGCACTTGCAATCATGAGTTTAACTTGCACTGTTTTATGTTTACAAATATGGAAATCTTTTTATCTTGTATATTGCATGAAACATCTAGCGTCGACAGGCCTAGCATAATAGCATCTTCTGCCTTAGTTTGAGCATGTATTAGATTATGGATGTTGGGATGACCATATTGAAGGAGCTTTCTGAATTACTTTATTACGTTAGCAGCTTTGCCGATTCTGTCAGCAGCAAGATGAGAAGCCAACTTGCTTTGTTTGTGGGACATTGGAGGATCTTTGGGTTTGTATGATTTGTGGTTTTGTAGGATGTGGAAGGTATGCATTATTCTCCTTCTTACTCTGATTATTGTTTCTGAAGACTCCAAACTAAAGCAGCACTAATGTAACTGTAGTTTACATTTGACTAAGtggatgcttggggaatgagataaGTTCTTCTATGAAATCTTGGATTTTTTGCTTCAAAGTCTAGCTTGCATCCGTcaatgagaaatttgtgaatagtagtgaaatggtttgtgaatagtagtgaatagtttgtgaataatagtgaaatagtttgagttaagatgttttttagggttttgggaaatgagagagaaaaagttaaacaataaagttaaaatattggtagaatataattttttaatataatttttattttggaatttgaaaaagttgaattaatttgaaaaagttgaattgttttttgtgttttactaagaagtttgggaaagttgtaatgattaggtaatgattagataaagaAGATTTAGAATTGagaagtgtttgtgtttgagtgatgcttgggaaggaaattatgagatgagatgggatgtgtttcccaaacaacccctaaaCTTTTTCTGGTGATTTCGTGTTCATAGTTAttgtttatatttcttttgatagATATAAAGAAGGTCATGCCGTTTGGCATTGGAAGGATACACAGCATTGCTACTCTCTTGACATGCGAACACAACAAATTTGGGATTATGTTGGTGACGGTTATGTTCATCGGCTGAATCAGTCAAAAAATGATGTCAAGTTGGCGGAGATGAACTCTCATTGTATGTCATCTGAAGGAGATTGTGGTACTTGTGGATGTAGTGATGATTCTGGAATAAGTGGGGCCCTCTTTAGCAGCAAAGTTGAAGCAGTATGATTCTCTTATTGTAATTGTCTTCTACcgataaaaggaaaaattgccttctgaattttttaatatgtgaatCCTTTATTTAGTTGAACTGCATTGAACTTCTCAACATGAAGTTCTAATACTCATGATATTTTGAGACCTGAGAGCAGAGCATATTTCATGTTATTGTGTACTGGTTGTGTTCGTATTAAAATCCTTCTCTCCTTATAAGGCATGTACTTATCTTCAATTTACATCCTTGGCAACAGATTGTAGATGAGTACAACCGTCTTCTCGCAACTCAGCTGGAGACCCAAAGACAAGTAAGTTGACTATCAGTTTACCCATACTCCTGCCACATTCTTGCACCTTCATTCCTCTTTTCTCCCAACCCCTTGATTTAGAGATATTCACTCATTAGTTTTTAAAGTAGTTAAATAAGTCTCTTCCACACCCATCCCGTTGATCTGGTGATTCACCCATTGTTTTTTAAGTAGATGTTGAAAATCTCTCTGTGCTTCAATCATGCAATACGATATCTAAAGAAGAAATGCGGTCTAATTGTCTACTCGAATGCGGTATACCAAGTCCAGCCATTGATTCAACTTTAGATCTTTGCTAGGGCTGGGGTGGGGAATTTAATGGGAAGGGCTAGGACTACCTCCATATATGTTGTTTTGTTACTTGCAGACACGCTTTGCAGTGTGATGCCCTCATAGCTTATTTTGGCACCCCGCACATCCTCTCTTTAAAgcaagattttttcttttttgggtccAGTACTATGAATCTCTACTTGTAGAGGCCAAAAGTAAGGTTGGAAGCTCAATTTCAGAAGCAGTGGAGAAGGCTGTGACTTCCAAGATGCAGGACATCCAAATCAAATTTGAAAAGTGCCTCGAGGAAAAAAATGCTGTTGCAGATGTAAGCTTTTAATTTCGTCCTAATCAGGTTTGGAGTTTGTGGATTCAATTTACTGCTATGCAAGTTATCTTGTTCTAGGTTTCGGCAGAGGTAGGTTCCTGATAAACATTTTCATTCTTGATCTTTAGCAACTTTTTTCCCTTACAGTACTTTTTTGTCCTTTAGATTAATCGAAATCTGATCAAGAACCAAGAAATTTGGCGAAAGAAGGTCAAGGAAATTGAAGAGAGGTACATAATcgttattaatttttgtttaattacaTGGACAGTGACGTTGTTGGATCTGACAACTGTGGACATTTGGGTTTGCTGGCATCTGGAACATTGCTAGCTATAGAGAGCTATATATGGTTATCATTGAAAGCCTTATTAGTGGTTCTTACGCAATACATGATGAGCTACAATGTTAAAAAAACATGGAAACTTGATTGTCTTCAAagtattaaattctttattcttttaggGACGCTGCTGCACAGAGGTTGAGGGATGAGAAGATTCTTGATCTGGAAGAACAGGTACTACATAACTTAAACCTTTTTCTTGTAAACAATAACACGAAAATGTCGGTTCcattaaaattgatgaaaacgACGTTCACAGATTAGAGATCTTACTGTCTACATTGAAGCCCAGAGAACGCTTGGTAACATGACAGATTCAGATGGCATCAGAGAGGGTACACTCTTACCATTACCTAATAAGCAGTCCTCCCCAGCCAGCACTAAGAGGCAGACGAAGTCAGGTCGAAGACGGAATTAGATTGCTGTCATCTCTCATTTGGTGATAGAATCAGCATATTTCCCAAGGTTGGATGATGTTTAGTGGAATGTAAAACAAATAGATTAAGAACTTTGTCCAAGAATCAAGTGGTGCTTCTGGTTTATCAATGTTATACTTGTATAGGCGATTCTTGGTGGGTCATCATTGTCAGTCCAAAATAGGCAATACGAGTTTTTGTAAATTCTTGCAAAGGCATAAACCTCAAATATTCTCTCATGATGATGCCGGAAGCAATTCACAGTGAAATGGTTTGCCAGTTTAGGAACATGTAACTTGTTAAGAATCTTGATTACGTACTGGAACCGTTCATATATCCATTTTCATGACTATTTCAGAATTTGTGAAACCGCTTTAAAATGgtaaaaacttattttaaactGATAAGATGTGGCATGTTAAGCTTAATATACCTTCTGGTCGTCTTTCGTTTACATTTAACTTTTGAACATTAATGGGTTTCTATAGAAGGCATCAGATGGAATCCTAAGCAAAACCAAacagataaatataatatgcgACGCATGATAACCATCATTCTGAAAGTGGTATTGTATCAGATAGAACTGCACTTGCACCACAAATCCACGTGGAAAGAGCCAATTTCTTATTACTATCAACTGTATCAGGAGGTCATTAGTCATGGAAGGTTAAACCATGGACAGAGTaaccaaaattatattttgaacaTAGAAAGACCTTACAAATGTCTGTTTcacaacgagagagagagaggacaaaAATTTGGAGTAGCTTggtgaaaaggaaaatgctaaaacAGTCAGGGCCTGAGACCAAAGCAATTCATGACCCTGAGTTTTATTATAGTAAGACCTTATCCTTCCACCAAATTTACAAcataaactcaatacttctcCAGTCATGCTAAATGAAGGGAATCAACTGCCACCATGGCTTAGCCAGAAATTGGCATAAAGATGCTGCCACTAGCAAACTCCACTAGGTTAAGTTGAAGTATCCTAAAACTATAATTACCTAATTTGACAGTTTCCCTAGAAAACCTAACAGTCTGATAGTCTGGGACAAGGAATCACATGCAAGAGATGCATACACTGAAGTTCCTTGGGGCACTGCACAGATATATGGAACCATCACCTTTGGGGTTGTTCTGAACCACCTGCACCAGAAATGGTGCTAGGTCCAGCACCATTTTCAGTGGGAGGGGAGGTGCCCCATTTTCCTTCCGACTCCAAAGGCTCGAGTATGTGGACTCCACCATCTGTAAGACCTAATGCAAACTGATTTGATTCGGATGGATGCGCCGCAATGACAAGAGGGTACACTCTAATGCTGTAAAAGTTATTAGATAAGTCAAAGAAAAGCACAATACAAATCAATTGGCTGAAACATAATTGGATAATTGCATGCACCTGGGGTTGGGAGATAGATAAGCAGTCGGATTTATCCGACATCTCAGTCGTAGTGTTGAAGCAGTTAGAACACCCACACTTCCATCTTCAAAGCTCACGTATATTGACTGGCTATCACAGGAATATGTCGCATGTGTGATTGGACCACTGGCTTCCCGAGGGACCCACTATTAAGAGAACACAATTCCATAAGTAATTATCAGTAGCCTTGAACTAGGTACAACTAAACCCATAACTGCATTGCTGATTTGGAAAACAAACAACAAAGCTTGCATGAATTCCGAATGCtctctatataattttttttttttttttttggcatcgggtgtccaagaacaaagtccTGACTAATCTCGGGGTTGCACTGACCCTCGGCAAGGAACTTCCAccaagtgcacctcaggtaaaatgttttctataaatataatatcaGATATCACAACTAAAGAAAAGTgattaaattcattaaatacAATATGTTTTGTCAAGctacatgcatgcatcacaCAGTAATGTATCTACGTATATCTCTGTATGCATGcagttataaaaatatcactcTGTATGTATGcagttataaaaatatcacacCTGCTTAAGGCATTCTAATTTTGGTGCATTGTGTATAGCTATCTGTGTCTCATGAACCACCAGCAAATGTATCTGATCTAGATGGAATTGAACACGTGTATCTGCAAGAGGAACAGCAGCTCGACCACTTGGAATCTGCAAGAATTTACTAGCCTGCTTCTCCCATACATCTGTACTCCAAACACACAGCTggagagaataaaataaaagtttaaaaccaaaaaataagagGGTGAGAGGATGCTTTTTGAGTAGATGTATCCAGTATGCAATAAATGGTCAAATCACTCAAATTTTCTCCAATGACGAAGGcacagaaaacaaaattaaaatgttgtaTCCAGTGTACTTTTTACGCcttggaaaagaaaacaaaagtaaatCGAAATGTTTCCAGTGGCATTCATTTTAGAGAACCATTCTTTAATCTTTGGCCTGCACTTGTGGCCGTAACTAAATGATCCTAACGTGAATAGTGACTAACGAAGAACAAGAGCCAACTGTCAGCCAAAGATGAAACCAGATGGGGCCTAGAAAGCATTCCAGCAGCTGGTTCATTATTTTAACACAAATCTCAATATACTATACCTGAGAATCAGCTCCCGATGAAACAAGCACGTTTAGAGCATGAGAGAAAGCAAGGCCTGTAATTCTTTTCTGATGGCCTTTCAGCTTAGTCTTAACCTGAAAAAATGGAGCATGCAAATTGTTATGAATGCCATATGCCAAAACTTTATTAACAAATTTAAGTCACACATTCAAGCTTCAGTTAGACAGAGTAAGACCTCATCAACCCGAACGTTATAGATTTGAATAGAAGAGTCCTCCATGCCTATTGCAATGATGTTATTGTCTTGAGGGTGAAACGCAAGAAATGTAGCCGCTGGAGGTGGGGGCATGAATGTTGTCATTGTCTGCAATTGCAGGAGATTCACAAGGAATATGACCACAGATATAGAAgcaaattttttgaaaatgtaggAATACGTTGAGAACTCCCCACTAAAAGTCCACCCAATATAGCATCCAACTCTATTATTTGCCTTGGCTTACTTTTTGTTTTCCACAAACTTAATATTTACTTTGAAAAAGTACTGTTAATCTAAAAAAACTTTTAAGGATTAATTTCTAGCAGGAAGAATTACTTCTGCAGCAACTTGGTAGATTATCCTCAGAAACAGCTTCCAAACATCATAACTGTTTGCTGGTTTCCAGAAATAATCAACCAAGTACAACACATATACCCAGTGAGAAAGCGTGCAGAGAAAGCCTTCTATCTACCTTAAATGTCATCATATTGAATAATGAAATTTTCCCCCCTGAAGCTGACATGACATAAGAGTCGTTCTTTGACAGCGCAAAGCATGGAACAGCATCCTCAGGATTTGTATCGCTTACATCATTTGTCATTAGTATTCCACTTGGAGGTTGCCATAATTGAGGTACTACACTAGCTGTGGCCTGCGAGAGgaaaattctttgaaaagagtAAACTATTGTAAAACAatgaaaagaagatgaaaacttCTAAGGAAACTTCAATACCTTCCCTGCTAAATTTTGATCATTTCTCTGCCATTTCCAGAGCTTGTGTACGGCATTAGATGCCAAGGCCAATATGGCTAGACCTGAATTTGTATAGATTAATCTAGAAACCTGAAGTGGTTGTCAATAAGTCAAACCATAAGTGAAAACTAAACATCAACTTCCACAAACTTTCACCTAAAATGCAAAGAAATATATCCCAGTTATATGTATCATTGATTGCAAGACATATTTAAACCGAGTTTACAAAATCAAGTTGAAaagcacatgaaaaatattgtgcagGACAGGCCAACTATATATCCATGTATTGTGATCCATTCATCCTCATTCCACTAGAATGTGAGCCACTCACTCCAAAGGTGACAGCTTTTCATTACATCTTATAGTGCGTAAAAACCTAATTAATTGATTGCATTTCATTATTGCTTTTACTACCTGTAAGAGGCAATATAATGTTTTTATGGTGCCAAAACAGGGAAAACACATTATATTCGATTATTTTAACTtcaatagatatataaaaaagtttgtAGAAAGCATCATGTTATTCTATATTTACTATAACtagaaaaatcaattcaaaatcaattaaaaaaacattttaaacaaTTCACAGAGCCATTTTTactatgaataaaaatatatattcccAGTGCACAAGTCCAATACCAtaatacctctctctctctctcacacaccaACAACACTAGAGGTTGCATGGTATGCAGGATGCACACACACTGAGCATTAGGTAAAGCATGCATGATGAACATATAAAAGAAGAATCTGCAATGTCAATTATACTTGTACATACATACAAGACAAAAAAAGGGGAGGGGAGTGAAAGAAAAGTAACATATATTAGAAGCCCTTTACCCTTTGAAAGTCAACAAAAGTTGGTGAAGTGGAAACAAAAAActtaattctaataaaattacaGAGTGGACACATACCCTCATTGTTGCTAAACTATCAGGGAGCCTTAGGGAGCGGCATTGTGATGCTTCATTGATCTCTGTAAGCTTCCAGATCCTAGATTTATCGACTGACTCATCAGCAATTCTGGGTTTTATGTCCAAACTTCGACTATCACTGTTCTACACAaactcaaaaggaaaaagtaaaTCCCTTGACATATAAATGCTAACTCAATGAACATCCAAAGATGTCTgcattaaaaagaagaaaatcatatGAAACAATATGCATagatcaattaataatattgctTCTTTTAATTAAATCTCATTAAGCATCTAAATCACCCAAAGGACATTAACACTCACCATTGCAACCATGGCTGCAACTGGAGTAGCTCGATCTCCAATGCTTGTTCCAACAGTTGCATTGGCCAATCCAAAGGTGCCTACTGCAGGGGCCTATATATGAATGGTGCAATTAGGAAATGTAACTGAACAAGATCTGTTGAGGTTGAGAAGAAATAAGTACCTTAACAACAGCCGCAGAAGCAACTCTAGAAGCATCAAATGTGCGATTCTCCATTGTTCTTAGCAGCCTAGTTCCATCTGCATTTGCTAAGATTTTAACACCATTATCATTTGTTGAGACAGCTAACAGTATTCCTTCCTTGTTAAATCTGACACAAGGAGAAGCCTGCAGGTTTTCAAGACCAGGATAGTTGGTTGGCAAGAAGGATTTCTATAAAAGAATCAACATAAGTGAAGCATAACCAATAATTACCGGAAGAGAACCCTCTGCTTCAGTAGTTACTGATAATCTATCTCTGTCCATGTCCCAGAATTTGATCAAGGAATCATCACCAGCAGCTAACCACCGATTTTTAGTGGTATCAAATTGCACAACCCCCACACACTGCTTCCCAAGACCATGATATGTGCGCTTCACAGCACCTTCACTTTCATTCCATTCCACTAAGAATGATTCTCCTTCTTTATTTGTCCCACATGAGAACAATCTGTGTTTACCATAAATCATTGAAAGATATTTCAGTAACAACATCATATGCTAGCAAAAGTCTACCAAAAAGAAGGGAATGGGTAACAGCAATTTCATATGTGTACCTC
Coding sequences:
- the LOC121252894 gene encoding topless-related protein 4-like isoform X1 encodes the protein MSSLSRELVFLILQFLEEEKFKETVHKLEQESGFFFNMRCFEDMVTNGEWEEVEKYLSGFTKVDDNRYSMKIFFEIRKQKYLEALDKRDRAKAVDVLVKDLKVFAAFNEELFKEITQLLTLDNFRDNEQLSKYGDTKSARGIMLAELKKLIEANPLFRDKLQLPPLKNSRLRTLINQSLNWQHQLCKNPRPNPDIKTLFVDHSCGTPNGARAPSPVTNPLMGAVPKAGGFPPLSAHGPFQPTPAALPTSLAGWMANPSPVPHPSASAGPLGLTAANNSAILKHPRTPPTNNPAMDYQTADSEHVLKRSRPFGLSDEVHNLPANILPVAYTGQSHGQSSYTTDDLPKTVVMTLNQGSAVKSMDFHPLQQILLLVGTNMGDVMVWELGSRERIALRNFKVWDLGAHSMPLQASITNDYTASVNRVIWSPDGTLLGIAYSKHIVHMYSYHGGDDLRNHLEIEAHAGSVNDLAFSYPSKQLCAVTCGEDKLIKVWDALTGTKLYTFEGHEAPVYSVCPHHKENIQFIFSTATDGKIKAWLYDNMGSRVDYDAPGHSSTMMAYSADGTRLFSCGTNKEGESFLVEWNESEGAVKRTYHGLGKQCVGVVQFDTTKNRWLAAGDDSLIKFWDMDRDRLSVTTEAEGSLPASPCVRFNKEGILLAVSTNDNGVKILANADGTRLLRTMENRTFDASRVASAAVVKAPAVGTFGLANATVGTSIGDRATPVAAMVAMNSDSRSLDIKPRIADESVDKSRIWKLTEINEASQCRSLRLPDSLATMRVSRLIYTNSGLAILALASNAVHKLWKWQRNDQNLAGKATASVVPQLWQPPSGILMTNDVSDTNPEDAVPCFALSKNDSYVMSASGGKISLFNMMTFKTMTTFMPPPPAATFLAFHPQDNNIIAIGMEDSSIQIYNVRVDEVKTKLKGHQKRITGLAFSHALNVLVSSGADSQLCVWSTDVWEKQASKFLQIPSGRAAVPLADTRVQFHLDQIHLLVVHETQIAIHNAPKLECLKQWVPREASGPITHATYSCDSQSIYVSFEDGSVGVLTASTLRLRCRINPTAYLSPNPSIRVYPLVIAAHPSESNQFALGLTDGGVHILEPLESEGKWGTSPPTENGAGPSTISGAGGSEQPQR